A section of the Micromonas commoda chromosome 14, complete sequence genome encodes:
- a CDS encoding predicted protein encodes MADLPDSAVDEGDVGEDDAAPINDSAQWQATVKRVSRAVVVIKTTGVRSFDTESAGSAYATGFVVDAARGLILTNRHVLRPGPVVAEAVFQNREEVPLRALYCDPVHDFAFFRFDPELLRFHDIAEVPLAPEAAQVGLEVRVVGNDSGEKLSILSATLARLDRDAPKYSGKGYNDFNTFYLQAASGTKGGSSGSPVIDARGRAVGLNAGSKTKGTAAYYLPLHRVLRALNLLRDAGTLQTTFAYKGFDECRRLGLRVDTEAALRAAQGGAADGTGGTGALVVEDTTPGGPGEGALEVGDVLVKIRGEFVTNFVTLEATLDDNVCTTLEVVVERGGEEVVLRITPGNLHDVTPSRFLEVCGGVVHALSYQQARNFQLPVGSVYVAEPGYVLGLAGLSKHAIITSLNNVPTPDLDAFANAYARLEEGSRVRLQYFVHAERHRTKTGLLHFNSRWYPPPAFYDRSWRTGRWERTLLTIPDKGTIEPDAKKRRKASGDSREGDDKEGDDDDDPADVPVVDIATVALADGVYSRSFEGSGAVIHHDPNTGLGLVVVDRNTVPIASCDILVSFAAFPCEIGGKVEYLHPTHNFAVVSYDAGALPRRARESIRPIAFAPPDSALPTRGDEVVLVGLSAQLRPMARVSAVTDATSVAAIPSADIPRFRAVNEEVITLDMDFGYNFGGVLTDFESRMVALWASYAKPVNGEVRDMVRGLPVAPVIDARDEVLRWREKGKRGAGSVRLLDAEFDVLQLAKASDHGVPNAWVERLMRADPVRRQALTVASVVADTGASKALKGGDVVLAAGGEPVVSFRGVERAVRVCKTGAPLPLRVLRKGEVVDVTCELSEELCAGTGRLLHWAGAQLQPTHRPVAELGFRPTDPATGAHLDVFISRWYHGSPAQRYGLYALNWVASVNGTPTPTLDSFVEATKALEDGAFVRLKLIALNGRPKVLTVKLDLHYWPTWELRRTTDGTNEWERVLL; translated from the exons ATGGCTGACCTTCCCGAcagcgccgtcgacgagggagacgtcggcgaggatgacgccgcgccgatcaACGACAGCGCGCAGTGGCAGGCGACGGTCAAACGCGTGAGCCGCGCGGTCGTGGTCATCAAGACGACCGGCGTGCGCTCCTTCGATACGGAGTCCGCGGGATCCGCCTACGCCaccggcttcgtcgtcgacgccgcgcgggggctgATCCTCACCAACCGGCACGTCCTCCGACCGGGGCCCGtggtcgcggaggcggtgtTCCAGAACCGTGAGGAGGtacccctccgcgcgctgtACTGCGACCCGGTTCACGACTTCGCCTTCTTCCGCTTCGACCCAGAGCTCTTAAGGTTCCACGACATCGCCGAGgtgcccctcgcgcccgaggcggcgcaggtcGGCCTGGAGGTTCGCGTGGTGGGCAACGACTCGGGCGAGAAGCTCTCGATCCTGTCCGCCACGTTGGCCAGGCTGGACAGGGACGCACCCAAGTACTCGGGCAAGGGGTACAACGACTTCAACACCTTTTACCTTCAAGCCGCGTCCGGCACCAAGGGCGGGAGCAGCGGATCACCGGtcatcgacgcgaggggccgAGCCGTCGGGCTCAACGCCGGGAGCAAGACGAAAGGAACGGCGGCGTATTACCTGCCCCTGCACCGTGTTTTGAGGGCTTTGAACCTACTGAGGGACGC GGGTACGCTGCAGACGACGTTCGCGTACAAGGGTTTCGACGAGTGCCGCAGGCTGGGCCTCAGGGTGGACACGGAGGCTGCGCTGAGggcggcgcagggcggcgccgcggatgggacgggcgggacgggcgcgctgGTGGTGGAGGATACAACGCCCGGGGGACCGGGCGAGGGGGCGCTGGAAGTCGGGGACGTGCTCGTGAAAATAAGGGGCGAATTCGTGACCAACTTCGTGACGCTGGAGGCAACGCTCGACGATAACGTGTGCACGACGCTGGAGGTTGTGgtggagcgcgggggcgaggaggtggttCTGCGAATCACGCCCGGGAACTTGCACGACGTCACCCCGTCGCGGTTTCTCGAAGtttgcggcggcgtcgtgcacgCGCTGAGCTACCAGCAGGCTAGGAACTTCCAGCTCCCGGTGGGTTCGGTGTACGTGGCGGAGCCCGGGTACGTGCTGGGATTGGCGGGTCTGTCCAAGCACGCCATCATCACGTCCCTGAACAACGTCCCCACCCCAGACCTGGACGCGTTCGCTAACGCCTACGCCCGGCTCGAAGAGGGATCGCGAGTGCGTCTGCAGTACTTTGTCCACGCGGAGCGGCACAGGACGAAGACGGGTCTGCTCCACTTCAACAGCCGGTggtacccgccgccggcgtttTACGATCGGAGCTGGCGCACCGGCCGGTGGGAGCGGACCCTCCTGACGATACCGGACAAAGGGACGATCGAGCCAGACGCCAAGAAGCGCCGGAAAGCTTCCGGCGACTCGAGGGAGGGGGACGACAAGgaaggggacgacgacgacgacccggccGATGTACCCGTC GTGGAcatcgccaccgtcgcgctaGCCGACGGCGTGTACTCCCGATCGTTCGAAGGTTCCGGCGCGGTGATCCACCACGACCCGAACACCGGCCTCGGGCTCGTGGTGGTGGACCGGAACACGGTTCCCATCGCGTCTTGCGACATCCTcgtctccttcgccgcgtttcCGTGCGAGATTGGCGGCAAGGTGGAGTACCTCCACCCGACGCACAACTTCGCCGTCGTGTCAtacgacgccggggcgctcccgaggcgcgcgcgggaatCGATCAGACCCATCGCGTTCGCCCCTCCCGATTCGGCCCTGccaacccgcggcgacgaggtggtACTCGTGGGTCTGTCCGCGCAGCTGAGACCGATGGCGCGGGtgtcggcggtgacggatgccacgtcggtggcggcgattCCATCCGCCGACATTCCCCGGTTTCGCGCCGTCAACGAGGAGGTCATCACGCTGGACATGGACTTTGGGTACAACTTCGGTGGAGTGTTGACCGACTTTGAGTCTCGCATGGTGGCGCTGTGGGCGTCGTACGCCAAGCCCGTGAACGGGGAGGTTCGAGACATGGTGCGTGGTTTACCGGTGGCGCCGGTCATCGACGCCAGGGACGAGGTGCTCCGCTGGCGCGAAAAGGGCAAGAGGGGCGCGGGTTCCGTCCGGCTCCTGGACGCCGAATTCGACGTGCTCCAGCTCGCAAAGGCGAGCGACCACGGCGTACCAAACGCGTGGGTCGAGCGATTGATGCGCGCGGACCCGGTTCGCAGGCAGgcgctcaccgtcgccagcgtcgtcgccgacacCGGCGCTTCAAAGGCGTTGaaaggcggcgacgtggtgttggccgcggggggcgaacCCGTGGTGTCctttcgcggcgtcgagcgcgcggtccgGGTGTGTAAgaccggcgcgccgctgCCCCTAAGGGTCCTGAGGAAGGGCGAGGTGGTGGACGTGACGTGCGAGCTGTCGGAGGAGTTGTGCGCGGGCACCGGTCGTCTGCTGCACTGGGCCGGGGCGCAGCTTCAGCCCACGCACAggcccgtcgcggagctcgggtTTCGGCCgacggacccggcgacgggcgcgcaccTGGACGTGTTCATCAGCCGGTGGTACCACGGATCCCCCGCGCAGAGGTACGGGCTGTACGCGCTCAATTGGGTGGCGAGCGTCAACGGaactccgacgccgacgctggACTCGTTCGTcgaggcgacgaaggcgctGGAGGATGGCGCGTTTGTTCGGCTCAAGCTCATCGCCCTGAACGGTCGGCCCAAGGTGCTCACGGTGAAGCTGGACCTGCACTACTGGCCCACGTGGGAGCTGCGACGGACGACGGACGGGACGAACGAGTGGGAGAGGGTGCTGCTTTGA
- a CDS encoding predicted protein: MTVPRPPQPATRGGKMQALAAASSTRAPAPSRARDIARRVPRASVDPRPSAVSCSTTRRFGARRAENFAARAAVFDGGDGVPFFALSDADRASELRADTEAILAASRDRRAILLPFVAGRALVVAVDEDGSRPGVRFAPAEVRLRDVRRSADGEGEGDEGDEDPLAFERLSFLGFREEDGAPVFAAEVKRCESLVREAVARNPAVIGRVGRGAVDEAIVAKDAKSVGPEMSRKDAGLLAAAASLLRWQRNTRFCQKCGSPVKIVKSGHKAQCADSDCRAPYYPTLMPAVLTLCTCGDYALLGRNSKWPRGFYSCLAGFVDQSESLEQAVAREVLEESGVVIDPSTVRYVTSQPWPFPCQLMVGFRAEVAPKRVTVSDAVCDTRSMNTPSEEYAPSCEVSFPPTPTLDIAELRDARWFHRDWLRAQLGKHVDPREGGGREIPVGEIALPGRHALARYLVERWCDEPNVESPDSPAPPPSVAMTDDREMPLVPTTNRSFAFRVVEMNLPTKSGGRHTVLRFSPTGGGGAPTVNDHARLDAACEAEAGRIGASLRLLGGGQMCFRGGEISESAEIDDEDEASLLIVLRNGGGGDNGGAEVPRVDPELVRALVRRAYPMHDILIPGAFEGGGDGTTEQGLARRYQY, from the coding sequence ATGACGGTTCCGCGGCCGCCACAGCCGGCGACCCGAGGCGGGAAGATGCAGGCTttagccgcggcgtcgtcgacgcgcgctcccgcgccgtcaCGCGCGAGAGATATCGCGCGCCGGgttccccgcgcgtccgtcgatcCTCGCCCGTCGGCGGTTTCGTGTTCGACCACACGTCGGTTCGGGGCGCGGCGTGCCGAAAActtcgcggctcgcgcggcggtcttcgacgggggcgacggggtgccGTTCTTCGCcctctccgacgccgacagGGCGTCGGAGCTCCGCGCTGACACCGAGGCGATCCTCGCGGCTTCTCGGGATCGAAGGGCCATCCTGCTTCCCTTCgtcgcgggacgcgcgctgGTCGTGGCCGTGGACGAAGACGGCTCCCGCCCTGGGGTACGATTCGCCCCAGCGGAGGTACGACTGAGGGACGTGCGGCGCTcggccgacggcgagggcgagggcgacgagggcgacgaggacccgCTCGCTTTCGAGAGGCTGTCCTTCTTGGGGTTcagggaggaggacggaGCGCCGgtgttcgcggcggaggtgaagCGATGCGAGTCCCTCGTCCGAGAAGCGGTGGCGAGGAACCCGGCGGTGATCGGCCGGGTCGGGCGGGGGgccgtggacgaggcgatcgtcgcgaaggaTGCCAAGTCGGTGGGTCCGGAGATGTCTCGCAAGGACGCcgggctcctcgcggcggccgcatCGCTCCTCAGGTGGCAGCGAAACACCAGGTTTTGCCAAAAGTGCGGATCCCCCGTGAAGATTGTCAAGTCCGGGCACAAGGCGCAGTGCGCCGACTCGGACTGCCGCGCGCCCTACTACCCGACCCTCATGCCCGCGGTGCTCACCCTGTGCACCTGCGGAGACTACGCCCTGCTGGGCAGGAACAGCAAGTGGCCCCGGGGGTTTTACTCGTGCCTCGCCGGTTTCGTCGATCAGAGCGAGAGCCTGGAgcaggcggtggcgcgagaGGTGCTGGAGGAGAGCGGGGTGGTGATCGATCCGAGCACGGTGCGGTACGTCACGTCCCAGCCGTGGCCGTTCCCGTGCCAGCTCATGGTGGGGTTCagggcggaggtggcgccgAAGAGGGTCACCGTCTCGGACGCCGTGTGCGACACCCGTTCGATGAATACGCCGAGCGAGGAATATGCGCCATCTTGCGAGGTGAGCTTCCCGCCAACCCCCACGCTCgacatcgccgagctcaggGACGCGCGCTGGTTCCACAGGGATTGGCTCAGGGCGCAGCTTGGTAAGCACGTGGACCCGAGGGAGGGGGGCGGGAGGGAGATTCCCGTGGGCGAGATTGCGCTTCCGGGGCGACACGCGCTGGCGAGGTACCTGGTCGAGCGGTGGTGCGACGAGCCCAACGTCGAGTCGCCCGATTCCCCCGCCCCTCCGCCCAGCGTGGCCATGACGGACGACCGCGAGATGCCGCTCGTTCCCACCACCAACAGGTCCTTCGCCTTTCGCGTGGTGGAGATGAACCTGCCGACCAAGTCCGGCGGTCGGCACACGGTGCTGCGATTCTCGCCGACggggggcggaggcgcgcccACGGTGAACGACCACGCtcggctcgacgcggcgtgcgaggcggaggctgggcGGATCGGGGCGTCGCTGAGGCTGTTGGGGGGCGGTCAGATGTGcttccgcgggggcgagatcagcgagagcgccgagattgacgacgaggacgaggcgagTTTGCTCATCGTGCTGCGaaacgggggcggcggcgacaacggcggcgcggaggtgccGCGGGTGGACCCCGAGCTCGTCAGGGCGCTGGTGCGTCGGGCGTATCCCATGCACGACATACTCATACCCGGAGCGTTCGAGGGGGGAGGGGACGGAACGACGGAGCAGGGATTGGCGCGTAGGTATCAGTATTGA
- a CDS encoding predicted protein, which translates to MSLDSKELAALEVAIAADPAACASLAAVVAALKQAASGGSSTVPISATASQLIPVAAALAAKPTANGVAKPTANGAGPAVPAVDYKESDVVCKSSTPISFSTPRGKFECKLLGDGRCVLEQRTPKGVTAYAVRPQHVRRAMRLDVGDSNNTTHLMVAIDPNHALVAGKQKMRTLLAQVRGKDAPATVQFLDANGPCPGRDVYEARLRDQPPGSTGAPNPANAMAALVELFFGLCADGKRCAVPKTDRVFAGVGGRGCVKANHKFNQGHLFMFDDGLAFAERPALWLPWEDVADLQLQRADGGSGTFDLKVTPEGGEPPHEFANVSREELEEVQRYLAKRCSEAGGEDEDGDEDGGTAGGGAADMLDDVDSDEDSDEEDEDFNAAGIDDDDDDDDDDDDDDDDDDDDDDDGDDDDDDEEEEEEEEEDADGSGSDDSEVETVPSRKRARDGDGDGDDATAIPGTGGVQAMDEDESEDEDEDEDSDDDRAFEVVAH; encoded by the coding sequence ATGTCGTTGGACTCCAAggaactcgccgcgctcgaggttgcgatcgccgccgatcccgccgcgtgcgcgtccctcgcggcggtcgtcgcggcgctgaagcaggcggcgagcggcggcagctCGACGGTGCCGAtctccgcgaccgcctcgcaGCTCAtcccggtcgccgccgcgctcgcggccaaGCCCACCGCCAACGGAGTCGCCAAGCCCACCGCCAACGGTGCGGGTCCCGCGGTTCCGGCCGTGGACTACAAGGAGAGCGACGTGGTGTGCaagtcctcgacgccgatctCGTTCAGCACACCGCGGGGAAAGTTCGAGTGCAagctgctcggcgacgggcggtgcGTCCTGGAGCAGCGCACGCCCAAGGGAGTCacggcgtacgcggtgcGACCTCAGCACGTCCGACGCGCAATGCGcctggacgtcggcgacAGCAACAACACCACCCACCTCATGGTCGCCATCGATCCGAaccacgccctcgtcgcggggaAGCAAAAGATGCGaacgctcctcgcgcaggtCCGCGGTaaggacgcgcccgcgacggttcAGTTCCTGGACGCCAACGGCCCTTGCCCGGGCCGCGACGTTTACGAGGCGCGTCTGCGAGACCAGCCGCCCGGTTCGACCGGGGCGCCGAAcccggcgaacgcgatggccgcgctcgtcgagttATTCTTCGGTTTGTGCGCCGACGGCAAGCGCTGCGCGGTGCCCAAGACGGATCGGgtcttcgccggcgtcggcggtcgcgggtgCGTCAAGGCCAACCACAAGTTCAACCAGGGGCACCTGTTCATGTTCGACGACGGGTTGGCGTTCGCGGAGAGGCCCGCGCTGTGGCTCCCGTGGGAGGACGTTGCGGACCTGCAGCTGCAACGCGCGGATGGCGGAAGCGGCACCTTCGACCTGAAAGTCACACCGGAGGGGGGCGAGCCGCCGCACGAGTTCGCGAACGTgagccgcgaggagctcgaggaggtgcAGCGGTACCTGGCCAAGCGGTGCagcgaggcgggcggcgaggacgaggacggggacgaggacgggggcacagccggcggcggcgcggcggacatgctcgatgacgtcgactcggacgaggacagcgacgaagaggacgaggatttcaacgcggcgggtatcgacgacgacgacgacgacgacgatgacgacgacgacgatgacgacgacgacgatgacgacgacgacgacggcgatgacgacgacgacgatgaggaggaggaagaggaggaggaggaggatgccgacggTTCGGGCTCTGACGACTCCGAGGTTGAGACGGTTCCGAGTCGCAAGCGCGCcagggacggggacggggacggggacgacgcgacggcgatacccgggaccggcggcgtgcaggcgatggacgaggacgagagcgaggacgaggacgaggacgaggacagcgacgacgacagggCGTTTGAGGTTGTCGCGCACTGA
- a CDS encoding predicted protein produces the protein MALRSSLARLARSDLLSKPAGAPVFSADLTEAKARSRQFFRDVCRQVPWAMREFFLEEVTTTAKFRSQLANEWRRHRTDDHRVIDVMLFKANQELVTVLAHHFQRHHLITKYVAPESNAINRRSKSGKPQSKFLSAFLDGKATE, from the exons ATGGCGCTgcgctcgtcgctcgccaGGCTCGCCAGGAGCGACCTCCTGAGCAAACCCGCGGGCGCTCCCGTGTTTTCCGCGGACCTGacggaggccaaggcgcgaTCGAGGCAGTTTTTCCGCGAC GTGTGCCGCCAGGTGCCGTGGGCCATGCGCGAGTTCTTCCTGGAGGAGGTGACCACGACAGCTAAGTTCCGGTCTCAGCTCGCAAACGAGTGGCGCAGGCACCGCACGGACGACCATCGTGTCATCGACGTCATGCTCTTCAAGGCTAACCAGGAGCTGGTGACCGTGCTGGCGCACCACTTCCAGAGGCATCACCTCATCACCAAGTACGTCGCCCCGGAGAGCAACGCCATCAACCGGAGGTCGAAATCGGGTAAGCCGCAGAGCAAGTTTCTCTCCGCTTTCCTCGACGGAAAAGCCACCGAGTGA
- a CDS encoding predicted protein, which produces MSQGWAQQPQQGYGGPAGEYYSPNPTPMPAYNPAAGPGQDVHYRGGGAGANAGPMGGPGGGMDGFGIPGGIPISPKSLARVGFGAYGDKVLGAGQAYYAKYFGGGAARYYFDVTEAYVWNKLKLVACPFLHKGSWARIPEQVAGGLTFKPPRNDINAPDLYIPLMGFWSYVLAASTLQVRRGEFTPEGVAVHASWGAALWAAEAVFVWAALRSLSSSHNHISAPMMDLAAYTGYAFVLVAAALATKILNLPGWTHLLSGGWGALASAVFMVKTTKRIIFSEARSHGFDGNRHNYVLLMLAGLQFPLHFWLGSV; this is translated from the exons ATGAGTCAGGGATGGGCTCAGCAGCCGCAGCAG GGCTACGGCGGGCCAGCCGGCGAGTACTACAGCCCGAACCCGACGCCCATGCCCGCGTATAATCCCGCGGCCGGTCCCGGGCAGGACGTGCActaccgcggcggcggggcgggcgccaaCGCGGGTCCGATGGgcgggccgggcggcgggatggACGGCTTCGGCATCCCGGGTGGCATCCCGATCTCGCCAAagtccctcgcgcgggtgggTTTCGGCGCGTACGGGGACAaggtcctcggcgccggccaGGCGTACTACGCCAAGtacttcggcggcggcgcggcgaggtactACTTCGACGTCACCGAGGCGTACGTGTGGAACAAGCTCAAGCTGGTGGCGTGCCCGTTTCTTCACAAGGGATCGTGGGCGAGGATCCCCGAGCAGGTGGCCGGCGGCTTGACGTTCAAGCCCCCGAGGAACGACATCAACGCCCCGGACCTGTACATACCCCTGATGGGCTTCTGGTCGtacgtcctcgcggcgtcgacgctgcAGGTGCGGCGCGGGGAGTTCACGCCCGAGGGTGTCGCCGTTCACGCGAGCTGGGGCGCCGCCCTCTGGGCGGCTGAGGCGGTGTTCGTGTGGGCGGCGCTGAGGAgcctgtcgtcgtcgcacaaCCACATCAGCGCGCCGATGatggacctcgcggcgtacACCGGGTACgcgttcgtcctcgtcgccgcggcgctggcgacgaaGATCCTCAACCTCCCGGGCTGGACGCACCTCCTCTCTGGCGGATGGGGCGctctcgcgtccgcggtgttCATGGTGAAGACGACCAAGCGGATCATCTTCAGCGAGGCGAGGTCGCACGGGTTCGACGGAAACAGGCACAACTACGTGCTGCTGATGCTGGCGGGGCTGCAGTTCCCGCTGCACTTCTGGCTGGGCAGCGTATAG